A single window of [Clostridium] hylemonae DSM 15053 DNA harbors:
- a CDS encoding ATP-binding cassette domain-containing protein: MVEMEHVKKHYKGFELDCSLNVEEGRVTGLIGPNGAGKSTAFKSILGLIGIDGGSAVVLGKQAEQLSTEEREQIGVVLSDSGFSGYLTVNDIIPVLNNLYRRFDRDHFLRMCEEFNIPRSKKLKEFSTGMKAKLQVISAMCHGARLLILDEPTAGLDVIARDELLDLLRGYMEEGDRSILISSHISSDLEGLCDDLYMIVDGRITFHEDTDVLLDQYGILKLTEEQYDKIDKEYILARKKEGFGISCLTAHKQFYMENYRDIVIEKGSIDKVITMMIRGEA, translated from the coding sequence CTGGTAGAAATGGAACATGTAAAAAAGCATTATAAAGGTTTTGAACTTGACTGTTCACTGAATGTGGAGGAAGGACGCGTAACCGGGCTCATAGGGCCGAACGGCGCGGGAAAGAGTACGGCGTTTAAATCTATACTTGGCCTGATAGGCATAGACGGGGGAAGCGCCGTTGTGTTGGGAAAGCAGGCAGAACAGCTTTCCACGGAGGAAAGGGAGCAGATCGGAGTCGTGCTTTCGGATTCCGGATTCAGCGGTTATCTGACAGTGAATGATATCATCCCTGTACTTAACAATCTGTACCGCAGGTTTGACAGAGATCATTTTTTGAGAATGTGTGAAGAATTTAATATACCCCGCAGCAAAAAGTTAAAGGAATTTTCTACGGGAATGAAAGCAAAACTCCAGGTGATCAGCGCAATGTGCCACGGCGCACGTCTTCTTATTCTCGATGAACCGACGGCAGGTCTGGATGTGATCGCAAGAGATGAACTGCTGGATCTGCTCCGTGGTTACATGGAAGAGGGAGACCGTTCGATCCTTATCAGCTCCCATATATCCAGTGACCTGGAAGGATTATGTGATGATCTGTACATGATCGTGGACGGAAGGATCACATTCCATGAAGATACAGATGTACTTCTGGATCAATATGGAATATTGAAGCTGACAGAAGAGCAGTACGATAAGATAGACAAGGAGTATATACTGGCCCGGAAGAAGGAAGGCTTCGGAATAAGCTGTCTGACTGCGCATAAGCAGTTTTACATGGAAAATTACCGTGATATCGTGATTGAAAAGGGAAGCATTGACAAGGTGATTACAATGATGATTCGAGGTGAAGCATAA